One Brassica oleracea var. oleracea cultivar TO1000 chromosome C7, BOL, whole genome shotgun sequence genomic window carries:
- the LOC106306899 gene encoding probable xyloglucan glycosyltransferase 5, protein MAPRLDFSDWWAKDTRKGTPVVVKMENPNYSVVEIEGPDSAFRPVEKSRGRKNAKQVTWVLLLKAHRAVGCLTWLATVFWSLLASIKKRLSFTHPLGSERLGRDRWLFSAIKLFLTLSLLILAFETVAYLRGWHYFENHIPTSTLEIQSLLHLVYVGWLGFRADYIAPLIKSLSKFCIVLFLIQSVDRLILCLGCFWIKFKKIKPRFDEEPYDAEGCGYVYPMVLVQIPMCNEREVYEQSISAVCQLDWPKDRILVQVLDDSNDESIQQLIKAEVAKWSQKGVNIIYRHRLVRTGYKAGNLKSAMSCDYVEAYEFVAIFDADFQPNPDFLKLTVPHFKDNPELGLVQARWTFVNKDENLLTRLQNINLCFHFEVEQQVSGVFLNFFGFNGTAGVWRIKALEESGGWLERTTVEDMDIAVRAHLHGWKFIYLNDVKVLCEVPESYEAYKKQQHRWHSGPMQLFRLCLGSILTSKIAIWKKANLILLFFLLRKLILPFYSFTLFCIILPLTMFVPEAELPVWVICYIPVFMSFLNLLPSPKSFPFIVPYLLFENTMSVTKFNAMVSGLFQLGSSYEWVVTKKAGRSSESDLLSITEKETLDKKSQLLRGVSDSELLELNQLEEQKQKKPVKKTNKIFHKELALAFLLLTAAVRSLLAAQGVHFYFLLFQGVTFLLVGLDLIGEQMS, encoded by the exons ATGGCTCCAAGGTTGGATTTTTCAGATTGGTGGGCGAAAGACACGAGGAAAGGAACACCAGTCGTTGTCAAAATGGAGAACCCAAACTACTCAGTGGTCGAAATCGAAGGTCCAGACTCAGCCTTCAGACCGGTGGAGAAGAGCAGAGGCCGCAAGAACGCAAAGCAAGTCACTTGGGTCCTCCTTCTCAAAGCTCACAGAGCCGTTGGATGTCTCACTTGGCTCGCCACCGTCTTCTGGTCTCTCCTCGCCTCAATCAAGAAACGCCTCAGCTTCACTCACCCGCTTGGCTCCGAGAGGTTGGGAAGAGACAGGTGGCTTTTCTCAGCTATTAAGCTCTTCTTAACTCTCTCCTTGCTGATTCTCGCGTTCGAGACTGTTGCTTACTTGAGAGGATGGCATTACTTCGAAAACCACATCCCCACTAGCACGCTTGAGATCCAGAGCTTGCTTCATCTCGTCTATGTTGGTTGGTTGGGGTTTAGAGCTGATTATATTGCTCCACTGATAAAATCTCTCTCCAAGTTTTGTATTGTGCTGTTCCTTATACAGTCGGTAGACCGTTTGATTCTTTGCTTGGGATGTTTCTGGATCAAGTTTAAGAAGATTAAGCCGAGGTTTGATGAGGAACCGTATGATGCTGAGGGATGTGGTTATGTGTATCCAATGGTTCTTGTTCAGATTCCCATGTGTAATGAGAGAGAG GTGTATGAACAATCTATATCTGCTGTGTGTCAACTAGATTGGCCAAAAGATCGAATCCTAGTTCAGGTTCTTGATGATTCAAACGATGAAAGCATCCAGCAGCTGATTAAAGCTGAGGTTGCTAAATGGAGTCAAAAGGGAGTCAATATAATCTACAGGCATCGTTTGGTTAGAACCGGATATAAAGCTGGTAACCTCAAGTCAGCTATGAGCTGTGATTACGTGGAAGCATACGAGTTTGTAGCTATATTTGATGCTGACTTCCAACCTAATCCAGACTTCCTCAAACTCACAGTTCCACATTTCAAG GATAACCCGGAGTTAGGTTTGGTTCAAGCTAGGTGGACATTTGTGAACAAAGACGAGAATTTGCTGACTCGTCTTCAGAACATCAACCTTTGTTTTCACTTTGAGGTTGAGCAGCAAGTGAGCGGTGTGTTCTTGAACTTCTTTGGTTTCAATGGAACGGCTGGTGTTTGGAGAATCAAAGCCCTTGAAGAATCTGGTGGCTGGCTTGAAAGAACCACTGTTGAGGATATGGATATAGCTGTCCGTGCTCATCTCCATGGATGGAAGTTCATATATCTTAACGATGTCAAG GTCCTTTGTGAAGTTCCTGAGTCATACGAAGCATATAAGAAGCAACAACACCGTTGGCATTCAGGACCTATGCAGCTTTTTCGCTTGTGTCTTGGTTCAATCTTGACCTCTAAG ATAGCTATATGGAAGAAGGCTAATCTGATACTTCTCTTTTTCCTTCTAAGGAAACTCATACTTCCTTTCTACTCCTTCACATTGTTCTGCATAATCCTTCCACTAACCATGTTTGTACCAGAAGCTGAGCTCCCCGTTTGGGTCATCTGCTACATACCTGTCTTCATGTCTTTCCTCAACCTTCTTCCATCTCCAAAATCGTTCCCTTTCATCGTCCCTTACCTCTTGTTCGAGAACACAATGTCTGTCACCAAGTTCAACGCAATGGTATCAGGGTTATTCCAGTTAGGTAGCTCTTACGAGTGGGTTGTCACAAAGAAAGCTGGAAGGTCATCAGAGTCGGATCTTTTATCTATCACCGAGAAAGAGACGCTAGACAAGAAAAGCCAGTTGCTTAGAGGGGTTTCGGACAGTGAGCTTTTGGAGCTGAACCAACTTGAAGAGCAGAAACAAAAGAAACCTGTCAAGAAAACCAACAAGATATTCCACAAAGAGCTTGCGTTAGCGTTTCTGTTGCTCACTGCAGCGGTTAGGAGTCTGTTGGCAGCTCAAGGAGTGCATTTCTACTTCTTGTTGTTCCAAGGTGTCACATTTCTTCTGGTGGGTCTTGACCTCATTGGCGAGCAGATGAGCTGA